One stretch of Pseudomonas fluorescens Q2-87 DNA includes these proteins:
- the sctI gene encoding type III secretion system inner rod subunit SctI codes for MSIPSVSPSLVHGSTFVDLRGPQEGAVVSLESRLIEAFAGSAVDSRQGVAAINQLLQRPDISDPEVLAQLQELTGQYNVDINLLNVLVRKAVGTAETLLRAS; via the coding sequence ATGTCCATTCCCAGTGTTTCCCCTTCGCTTGTTCACGGCTCGACCTTCGTTGATCTGCGCGGCCCGCAGGAAGGCGCGGTCGTTTCACTTGAATCGCGCTTGATCGAAGCGTTCGCCGGCTCCGCCGTAGACAGCCGGCAAGGCGTCGCAGCGATCAATCAATTGTTGCAGCGTCCGGACATCAGCGACCCCGAAGTATTGGCTCAGTTGCAAGAGCTGACCGGCCAATACAACGTCGACATCAATTTGCTCAACGTGCTGGTACGCAAGGCGGTGGGCACGGCAGAAACCTTGTTGCGCGCGTCATGA